A genome region from Thalassotalea euphylliae includes the following:
- a CDS encoding histidine kinase sensor domain-containing protein — MKLKLFWKIYFSIALSSVSLVWGLSYLSEQVERKMSYISPADQAQLIAYGQQAKAVFEDNPAQLSEWANWVEQHEQTRLVVVRMEPNWLQGQEHADYIGEEVNFGRGVHWPIHLEHEQNPIIDVPIGVQDYHLLIQLPQRMRPGAHWQLIHLSITILLPLLLVAVLSYFIYRHIIKPLEALHTDTTKFRAGNFDTRASVNAANRHDEIGQLALSFNHMADSIAELLSSQRQLIADISHELRTPITRLRLTLDSQYQPAQMYERIEREINCMADLVEDTLTLAWLDNEKPELNQEDVDLVALIESIAEDAKFEFPNHPLALDLPSECMVCNSNHRALGQSIENIVRNAMKYTPIDAGIRIICRQHEGQVLIEIKDQGPGVPAAQLEDIFKPFVRLDKSRDRDSGGYGLGLALARRQIKAVGGSLVASNNLPHGLVMTISLSP; from the coding sequence ATGAAATTGAAGCTGTTCTGGAAAATTTACTTTAGCATTGCACTGAGCAGTGTTTCGCTGGTTTGGGGCTTGTCATATTTAAGTGAACAAGTAGAGCGCAAAATGAGTTATATTTCGCCAGCCGATCAAGCTCAGCTCATCGCTTATGGCCAGCAAGCGAAAGCAGTTTTTGAAGATAACCCTGCGCAACTTAGCGAGTGGGCTAATTGGGTTGAGCAGCACGAACAAACGCGGCTAGTTGTGGTGCGTATGGAGCCTAACTGGTTACAAGGCCAAGAGCATGCTGACTATATTGGCGAGGAAGTTAATTTCGGCCGTGGTGTGCACTGGCCCATTCATTTAGAGCACGAGCAAAACCCTATTATTGACGTGCCAATAGGTGTACAAGATTATCATTTACTGATCCAACTGCCACAGCGCATGCGCCCGGGTGCCCATTGGCAGCTGATCCATTTGAGTATTACCATATTGTTGCCACTGCTATTAGTGGCGGTACTAAGCTACTTTATTTATCGCCATATCATTAAACCGCTAGAGGCTTTGCATACAGATACTACGAAATTTAGGGCGGGTAACTTTGATACTAGGGCGTCGGTAAATGCCGCTAATCGACATGATGAAATTGGCCAACTTGCGCTCAGCTTTAATCATATGGCAGACAGCATTGCGGAGCTACTAAGTAGCCAACGCCAGCTGATCGCCGACATCTCACACGAGCTGCGCACGCCGATCACTCGTTTGCGCTTAACACTAGACAGCCAATACCAGCCAGCGCAAATGTATGAGCGTATCGAGCGAGAAATTAACTGCATGGCCGATCTGGTGGAAGATACCTTAACGCTCGCTTGGCTCGACAATGAAAAACCAGAGCTTAATCAAGAAGACGTCGATCTGGTCGCCTTAATTGAAAGCATTGCCGAAGATGCCAAGTTTGAATTTCCAAATCACCCGCTAGCGTTGGATTTACCAAGTGAATGTATGGTTTGTAACAGCAATCACCGCGCATTGGGACAGTCGATTGAAAATATAGTGCGTAATGCTATGAAGTATACGCCAATTGACGCGGGCATTCGCATTATTTGTCGCCAGCACGAGGGCCAAGTGCTTATTGAGATCAAAGACCAAGGGCCGGGTGTACCAGCGGCGCAACTCGAAGATATCTTTAAGCCTTTTGTTCGCCTCGACAAATCGAGGGATCGCGACAGTGGCGGCTATGGTCTAGGCCTCGCATTAGCTAGACGCCAAATAAAAGCGGTCGGCGGCAGCTTAGTGGCCAGTAATAATCTGCCACATGGCTTGGTGATGACAATTAGCCTTAGCCCGTGA
- a CDS encoding helix-turn-helix transcriptional regulator, translating to MKKTISNDIRRLRFNHNEMTQQALADAVGVSRQTIVAIEKNKYSPSLEVAFKIADVFNVGISDVFQYQSAAAIE from the coding sequence ATGAAAAAAACAATTTCTAACGATATCCGCAGGCTCCGCTTTAATCACAATGAAATGACACAGCAAGCCTTAGCTGACGCTGTCGGGGTATCAAGGCAAACGATAGTCGCGATTGAGAAAAACAAATATTCACCATCTCTGGAAGTCGCCTTTAAAATAGCCGATGTTTTTAATGTTGGTATTAGTGATGTTTTTCAATACCAATCTGCAGCGGCTATTGAATGA
- a CDS encoding response regulator transcription factor — protein sequence MMSNHSRKALYSQAQPQIENTMPASILIIEDDKVVNELITNNLRASKYRVVSCLDGKQGMDFAIGQNFDLILLDIMLPTMDGLSVLKQVRKQSSTPVLMLTALGNEQDRIEGLRLGADDYLAKPFNMEELTLRIEAILRRYQHSQQPLQDNSPSYRALNKRVPELTAIELDIAKLLAEHAATALSKPYLYQVILHKEFGRYDRTLDMHISNIRKKFKRAGLDPAVIKTVHGKGYMFTHLPDFSLSNTDMPNQSGDA from the coding sequence ATGATGAGCAATCACTCGCGCAAAGCATTGTATAGCCAAGCACAACCACAGATAGAGAACACCATGCCAGCCAGTATTTTAATCATTGAAGATGACAAAGTTGTCAATGAGCTGATCACCAATAACTTGCGTGCCAGTAAATATCGAGTGGTGTCGTGTTTAGATGGCAAGCAAGGGATGGATTTCGCCATTGGCCAAAACTTCGATTTGATTTTACTCGATATTATGTTGCCGACTATGGATGGTCTGTCTGTACTAAAGCAAGTGCGCAAGCAAAGTTCGACTCCTGTGCTGATGCTAACCGCCCTTGGCAATGAGCAAGACCGCATCGAAGGTCTGCGTTTAGGGGCGGATGACTATTTAGCCAAACCTTTTAATATGGAAGAGCTAACGCTGCGAATTGAAGCGATTCTGCGCCGTTACCAGCACAGCCAACAACCGCTGCAAGACAACTCGCCAAGTTATCGGGCACTGAATAAGCGCGTGCCAGAGCTAACAGCCATTGAACTTGATATTGCCAAATTGCTTGCTGAACATGCGGCAACTGCACTGAGCAAACCCTATCTTTATCAGGTGATTCTGCATAAGGAATTTGGTCGTTACGATCGTACGCTTGATATGCATATTTCCAATATTCGCAAGAAATTCAAGCGTGCGGGTTTAGATCCGGCAGTGATTAAAACCGTACACGGCAAAGGCTATATGTTCACCCATTTGCCGGACTTTTCCCTCAGCAATACGGATATGCCAAATCAATCAGGTGACGCATGA
- a CDS encoding uracil-DNA glycosylase family protein produces the protein MTITQLLTQIEQCTLCQEQLPLPAKPILQASQHSRILVAGQAPGQVTHDKGRPFDDKSGERLRDWLGVNPEQFYNPEIFAIVPMGFCYPGKGKSGDLPPIPKCAQTWREPLLAEMKNIELTILLGKYALDWHLARLTPSIGDRIASAKSLTEIVKRYELLFDHQVIALPHPSPRNNLWLKKNPWFEQEVLPLLKQRVLSAITN, from the coding sequence ATGACGATAACTCAGCTATTAACCCAAATTGAGCAATGCACACTATGCCAAGAGCAATTGCCCCTGCCTGCTAAACCTATTTTGCAAGCCAGTCAGCACAGTCGTATTTTGGTGGCAGGACAAGCACCAGGGCAAGTCACCCATGACAAAGGTCGCCCTTTTGATGATAAAAGTGGTGAACGTCTGCGGGATTGGTTGGGCGTCAATCCTGAGCAGTTTTATAACCCTGAGATTTTTGCCATTGTGCCGATGGGATTTTGTTATCCGGGTAAAGGAAAATCTGGGGATTTGCCGCCAATCCCTAAGTGCGCACAAACTTGGCGTGAACCTTTGCTGGCTGAGATGAAAAATATCGAGTTAACGATCCTTTTAGGTAAATACGCGCTCGATTGGCACTTAGCGAGATTAACGCCAAGTATTGGCGATCGTATCGCCTCAGCGAAAAGCTTAACTGAAATCGTTAAACGTTACGAACTACTGTTTGACCATCAGGTCATTGCCCTACCTCACCCAAGCCCTCGCAATAATCTTTGGTTAAAGAAAAACCCGTGGTTTGAGCAGGAAGTACTTCCTCTGCTAAAACAACGGGTTTTATCAGCCATAACTAATTAG
- a CDS encoding PepSY domain-containing protein, with the protein MKAKIRLLWMKLHAYFSCFFLPLTLVYIVSGVLYMFDITGEVKQEYSYPIAVKEWPKNEESAAQIVVPLLAKYEHLSLPDDYSKRGGGHNWYGQKQQVSLKLDKENQISQLIVKEYDVWRQMLMIHKGHAGYIFWLLGILFGVSLTFSLISGVVISLQLPQLKKQSVVMLAAGTVTLVGLFI; encoded by the coding sequence ATGAAAGCAAAAATCCGTTTGTTATGGATGAAACTCCATGCCTATTTTTCTTGTTTCTTCTTGCCTTTGACCTTAGTTTACATTGTCTCCGGTGTGCTTTATATGTTCGATATTACCGGCGAGGTGAAACAAGAGTACAGCTACCCCATAGCCGTTAAGGAGTGGCCTAAAAACGAGGAAAGTGCCGCTCAAATTGTGGTTCCTTTACTTGCGAAATACGAGCATTTATCACTACCTGACGACTATTCAAAGCGCGGCGGTGGTCATAACTGGTATGGACAAAAGCAACAAGTATCACTAAAGCTCGACAAAGAAAATCAAATAAGCCAATTGATAGTTAAAGAATATGATGTTTGGCGACAAATGTTAATGATTCACAAAGGCCATGCAGGTTATATTTTCTGGCTATTGGGGATTTTGTTTGGTGTTAGTTTAACTTTTAGTCTAATTAGTGGTGTTGTTATTAGTTTGCAATTACCGCAGTTGAAAAAGCAGTCAGTAGTGATGCTGGCGGCAGGCACAGTGACCTTAGTTGGACTGTTTATTTAG